The proteins below come from a single Psychrobacter sp. FDAARGOS_221 genomic window:
- a CDS encoding exonuclease domain-containing protein: protein MTTYILDTETTGLNEPHMTEAAYSIVDIDAEGKVIVIQAPRSKRFNPLKPISLGAMATSHICDEDVVNETPHTDFRLPSKVQYLIGHNIDFDMQVLKNAGVTHTPKLICTKAMSNYLLPTLDSHTLVALLYYFHPTIAREQAKEAHAAEYDIYFTQLVLGSLIELAKSQGHVITDMASLYQFSELARIPTHFSFGKYKGQAITDVAATADGAGYLQWLLNQDTIDPYLAQACKQALG, encoded by the coding sequence ATGACCACCTATATATTAGATACAGAAACCACAGGCCTAAATGAACCGCACATGACTGAGGCAGCCTACTCTATCGTGGATATCGATGCAGAGGGAAAGGTCATTGTCATTCAGGCGCCGAGATCAAAACGCTTTAATCCTTTAAAGCCGATAAGCTTAGGTGCTATGGCAACCTCACATATCTGTGATGAAGATGTGGTCAATGAGACGCCGCATACTGATTTTAGATTGCCAAGCAAAGTTCAATATTTAATCGGTCACAACATCGATTTTGACATGCAGGTGTTAAAAAATGCCGGTGTGACACATACACCAAAGTTGATCTGCACTAAGGCCATGTCTAACTATCTGTTGCCAACCTTAGACAGTCATACCCTAGTCGCGCTGCTGTATTATTTCCATCCGACCATTGCGCGTGAGCAGGCGAAAGAAGCACATGCCGCTGAATACGATATTTATTTTACTCAGCTGGTGCTAGGCAGCTTAATTGAATTGGCAAAAAGCCAAGGTCATGTGATTACTGATATGGCGAGCTTATATCAATTTAGTGAGCTGGCACGTATACCGACCCACTTTAGCTTTGGTAAATATAAAGGCCAAGCCATTACAGATGTGGCAGCCACTGCCGATGGCGCAGGTTATTTGCAATGGTTACTCAATCAAGACACTATAGACCCCTACTTAGCACAAGCTTGCAAACAAGCTTTAGGCTAG
- a CDS encoding AAA family ATPase has product MPVNSRTLPVNNLIESSSSAPLRMSLSDTLPDTLKMDADTGVIKVLVLGAESTGKTTLCQDLAAHFNTEWTPEYMRPYLQHKWDKTQTSCEWHDLMPIAEGQVSLENEKARLANRFLFCDTALFELMVYAYWYYQKCPPQLEAAALTHHYDLILLTEVDVPWEADDLRDAPHQREEIRQAFADALTKHNKPFRRIGGNREQRVAKVASWLNQLNP; this is encoded by the coding sequence ATGCCAGTAAACAGTCGTACACTGCCAGTGAATAATTTAATAGAATCGTCTTCGTCAGCGCCTCTACGTATGTCTTTATCAGATACTTTACCAGACACGCTCAAGATGGATGCCGATACTGGTGTAATTAAAGTATTGGTATTAGGTGCCGAAAGTACAGGCAAAACAACCCTTTGCCAAGATCTTGCGGCTCACTTTAACACCGAGTGGACGCCAGAATACATGCGTCCTTACTTACAACATAAATGGGATAAAACTCAAACCAGTTGTGAATGGCATGATTTAATGCCTATTGCAGAAGGTCAAGTTTCGCTAGAAAATGAAAAAGCTCGCCTAGCCAATCGCTTTTTGTTCTGTGATACCGCTTTATTTGAGCTGATGGTTTATGCCTATTGGTATTACCAAAAATGCCCGCCTCAGCTTGAGGCTGCTGCCCTGACGCATCACTATGATTTAATTTTATTAACTGAGGTTGATGTGCCTTGGGAAGCGGATGATTTACGTGATGCACCGCATCAAAGAGAAGAGATTCGCCAAGCCTTTGCTGATGCACTGACTAAACATAATAAACCTTTTCGACGTATCGGAGGCAATCGTGAGCAGCGTGTGGCGAAAGTTGCTAGTTGGTTGAATCAACTCAATCCTTAA
- a CDS encoding DUF4178 domain-containing protein encodes MIDNNRPPQPPQPDSVKPKLPSNFEVLTFSAPCPSCGAPVEFASPGSVMAVCEYCQTTVLRDGKALKAQGKQSLTIEDYSPLQIGSVGRFEGTDFALIGRVQLRYSQGVWNEWYVQFADGRNGWLTEALGQYSLTVGASEATGLPTYDALSITDRVDYEGISYSVSDKREATAIAGEGELPFVVGKGWQTWGIDAQYKRQFITLDYAENGPQSAPMVYHGQVVQLNELSMQMLKQAHQVSEQVNTSGAAAFGTDSGSASSSSDNSNAEVVITKIDCPNCGSPIPYVQGATEYLFCPSCHSEVQITGSKADLIKMHSTMQHFDSSLPLGAKARIDSTDLIDISEVSLSEDEVDSRLAAHAYHDYIVIGIMHLNEVGEYASWTEYLLYSLTDGFLWLSEESSGWYAARVLSEMPVTEPGQLIYNDKRWRQVDSGYRNRVVFAMGAFNWQVKTDDSDLLIDYVNGDELITSEQTEREITYTHAKPVDDSKLQQWFGQYLSVPNDDEANAAFAQPGSLKKMLQWQLLSQALIYFIFNGSLIVAIIGAIIIYLVYFKGSESAKQKADVETITGPFHYHTAGVQGFAIVVIVLSALLSVIIGNTAAPSATGPSSTPENTENTEEAQGSRGGGIIIIPGGFGGGSNNSSSGSGRTGYSSGGSHK; translated from the coding sequence ATGATAGATAATAATCGTCCTCCGCAACCACCACAGCCTGATTCGGTAAAGCCTAAGTTACCTAGTAACTTTGAGGTTCTCACCTTCAGTGCCCCATGTCCATCATGCGGTGCACCGGTTGAGTTCGCTTCACCAGGCTCTGTAATGGCAGTATGTGAATACTGTCAAACCACAGTGCTGCGTGATGGAAAAGCATTAAAAGCGCAAGGTAAGCAGTCGCTTACTATTGAAGATTACTCGCCATTGCAGATAGGCAGTGTCGGTCGCTTCGAGGGCACTGATTTTGCCTTAATTGGCCGAGTGCAACTGCGTTATAGCCAAGGCGTGTGGAATGAATGGTATGTGCAGTTTGCAGATGGGCGTAATGGCTGGCTAACCGAAGCGTTAGGTCAGTATAGCCTGACTGTCGGTGCTAGTGAGGCGACAGGCTTGCCGACTTATGATGCGCTCAGTATTACTGATCGTGTCGACTATGAAGGCATCTCTTACTCGGTCAGTGACAAGCGTGAAGCAACGGCCATTGCTGGTGAAGGTGAGTTACCGTTTGTGGTCGGTAAAGGATGGCAGACTTGGGGCATCGATGCTCAGTATAAGCGTCAATTTATTACCCTAGATTATGCGGAAAACGGGCCTCAAAGTGCACCTATGGTGTATCACGGTCAAGTGGTACAGTTAAACGAGCTGTCGATGCAAATGCTTAAACAGGCGCATCAGGTCAGCGAGCAGGTTAATACATCTGGCGCTGCTGCTTTTGGTACCGATAGTGGGTCAGCCTCTAGCAGTTCTGACAATAGCAATGCTGAAGTCGTCATTACCAAGATAGACTGCCCAAACTGTGGTAGTCCCATTCCGTATGTGCAAGGTGCGACCGAGTATTTATTCTGTCCTAGCTGTCACAGTGAAGTTCAAATCACTGGCAGTAAAGCCGATCTCATCAAAATGCACTCTACTATGCAGCATTTTGATTCAAGCCTGCCTCTAGGTGCCAAAGCACGTATTGATAGCACGGATTTGATCGATATCAGTGAGGTATCCTTGTCTGAAGACGAGGTTGACTCACGGCTTGCTGCACACGCTTATCATGATTATATCGTTATCGGTATTATGCATCTTAACGAGGTCGGTGAGTATGCCTCGTGGACTGAATATTTGCTGTATAGCTTAACTGATGGCTTCTTATGGCTATCAGAAGAGTCGAGCGGCTGGTATGCTGCACGCGTGCTTAGCGAAATGCCAGTCACTGAGCCTGGGCAGCTGATTTATAACGACAAACGTTGGCGTCAAGTTGACTCTGGCTATCGCAATCGTGTGGTGTTTGCGATGGGTGCCTTTAACTGGCAAGTGAAGACCGATGACAGTGACCTGCTGATTGATTATGTCAATGGCGATGAGTTAATTACTTCTGAGCAAACAGAGCGTGAAATCACTTATACCCATGCTAAGCCAGTAGATGACAGTAAGCTACAGCAGTGGTTTGGCCAGTATCTATCAGTGCCAAACGATGATGAAGCGAATGCAGCATTTGCTCAGCCTGGCAGCTTAAAAAAGATGCTGCAATGGCAGTTGCTTTCGCAAGCATTGATTTATTTTATATTCAATGGTTCATTAATTGTGGCCATTATTGGCGCCATTATTATTTATCTGGTGTATTTCAAAGGCAGTGAAAGTGCTAAGCAAAAGGCTGATGTAGAGACCATTACCGGACCGTTTCATTATCATACTGCTGGCGTTCAAGGCTTTGCCATTGTAGTAATCGTGTTGTCGGCATTACTGAGTGTCATTATTGGTAATACCGCAGCGCCATCAGCGACTGGACCTAGCTCAACGCCCGAAAATACTGAAAATACCGAAGAAGCTCAAGGCTCACGCGGCGGTGGCATTATTATTATCCCTGGCGGTTTTGGCGGCGGTAGTAATAACAGCAGTAGTGGCAGTGGCCGCACAGGCTATAGCTCAGGCGGCTCACATAAATAG
- a CDS encoding beta-ketoacyl-ACP synthase III produces the protein MKTYLTGTGLYIPPYSISNEELVESFNQYVDNYNAEHASEIEAGERTALEKSSAEFIEKVSGIKSRYVMEKSGILDPNVMMPIFPERKLGEELSLMAEMGRDALLQAIEEAGIEPNQLDGIIVACSNLPRAYPALAIEIQHAIGMEGGFAYDMNVACSAATFGIAQAVGSIKGGLGTRIAVVNVEITTAHLNWRNRDSHFIFGDVATASIIEHSETPKGYEIIDSKLFTQFSINIKNECGFMDRGEYFAAGRKLYDDINEPVTDKLFLQNGRKVFREVCPKVSEIISTHLQENNLPAEEVKMMWLHQANINMINLILRSVVGKEADPAITPTVIDEFGNTSSASPVIVFHRFKDKLSSGDLGVMCSFGAGYSIGSVLLRKV, from the coding sequence ATGAAAACATATCTTACAGGGACAGGGCTATATATTCCGCCATATAGTATCAGTAATGAAGAGTTGGTTGAGTCATTCAATCAATATGTTGATAATTATAACGCAGAGCACGCCAGTGAGATTGAAGCAGGTGAACGTACTGCATTAGAAAAATCTTCCGCTGAATTTATCGAAAAAGTGTCTGGTATTAAGTCTCGCTATGTGATGGAAAAGTCTGGCATCTTAGACCCTAATGTGATGATGCCAATCTTCCCTGAAAGAAAGCTTGGCGAAGAGCTGTCATTAATGGCAGAGATGGGTCGTGATGCGCTACTACAAGCGATTGAAGAGGCTGGTATTGAGCCCAATCAATTAGATGGCATCATTGTCGCTTGTTCTAATTTACCCCGTGCCTATCCTGCACTAGCCATTGAAATCCAACATGCTATTGGTATGGAAGGCGGCTTTGCTTATGATATGAATGTGGCCTGTAGTGCCGCTACCTTCGGTATTGCACAAGCGGTTGGTTCTATCAAAGGCGGCTTAGGTACCCGAATTGCTGTGGTTAACGTTGAAATCACTACTGCCCATTTAAACTGGCGTAATCGTGACAGTCACTTTATCTTTGGTGATGTCGCTACTGCCAGCATTATTGAGCACAGTGAGACGCCAAAAGGCTATGAGATTATCGACAGTAAGCTATTTACTCAGTTCTCAATCAATATTAAGAATGAATGTGGCTTTATGGACAGAGGTGAGTACTTCGCTGCTGGACGTAAACTGTATGACGATATCAATGAGCCAGTGACCGATAAGCTATTTTTACAAAATGGTCGAAAAGTTTTCCGTGAAGTGTGCCCGAAAGTCTCTGAGATTATCAGCACTCATTTGCAAGAGAACAACCTGCCTGCCGAAGAAGTTAAAATGATGTGGCTACATCAGGCCAATATCAATATGATTAACTTGATTTTACGCAGTGTGGTTGGTAAAGAGGCAGATCCTGCAATTACACCAACGGTTATTGATGAGTTTGGTAACACCAGTTCAGCCAGTCCAGTGATTGTATTCCATCGCTTTAAAGACAAGCTTAGCTCGGGTGATTTGGGCGTGATGTGTTCGTTTGGTGCGGGCTATTCAATTGGTTCAGTACTACTTAGAAAAGTATAG
- a CDS encoding cation:dicarboxylate symporter family transporter, whose amino-acid sequence MVLVLLVAIFIALLYGLWRYHRQSDSLSYSVFLGLFLGVVYGLVLSVLNINTDDLLPWINIVGVGYVNLLKMIAMPLVFISILAAIARLEKASMIGSMSFWIISTLLITTGIAALDGAIIANLFHLDASSIVAGEMEVARGQSMIESSSEVADLTIPGLILSFIPTSIGGTFAGLASTSMISAVVIASLLGIAALTVNKNDPQKGATILRGIDVLQSWVMALVRLIIRLTPYGILALMVKVIVTTDADAIWQLAKFLVASYVALFIMLIVHAIIIALTGRSPIAHFKKIAPVLTFAFTSRSSAASIPLNIDAQVNKLGITKPIANFSASFGATIGQNGCAGVYPAMLAMMIAPTMGIDPWSMTFIASVVGVSMIASFGVAGVGGGATFAAIIVLSTLGMPLELAGLLISIEPLIDMMRTLVNVSGSITSGVVGNKILGDKTHPQSMDTQSTQLG is encoded by the coding sequence ATGGTACTCGTATTGCTGGTAGCAATTTTTATTGCCCTACTGTATGGATTATGGCGATATCACCGTCAAAGTGATTCGCTAAGTTATAGTGTGTTTTTGGGTTTATTCTTAGGTGTCGTTTATGGATTGGTGCTTTCGGTATTAAACATCAATACTGATGACTTGCTACCTTGGATTAATATTGTCGGTGTTGGCTATGTCAATTTATTAAAAATGATTGCCATGCCGCTGGTATTTATTTCGATATTGGCAGCCATTGCACGCTTGGAAAAAGCGTCTATGATTGGCTCGATGAGCTTTTGGATTATCAGCACCTTATTGATTACTACCGGTATTGCTGCGCTAGACGGCGCTATTATTGCCAATTTATTCCATTTAGATGCCAGCTCCATTGTGGCCGGCGAGATGGAAGTCGCACGTGGTCAAAGCATGATTGAAAGCAGCAGTGAAGTGGCTGACTTAACCATCCCAGGCTTAATATTGAGCTTTATTCCAACCAGTATCGGCGGCACTTTTGCTGGTCTTGCCAGCACTTCGATGATTTCTGCAGTAGTCATTGCCAGCTTACTGGGTATTGCGGCATTGACGGTCAACAAAAATGACCCGCAAAAAGGCGCAACCATCTTACGTGGTATTGACGTGCTTCAAAGTTGGGTGATGGCGTTGGTACGTTTGATCATTCGTTTAACGCCTTATGGTATTTTAGCGTTAATGGTGAAAGTTATTGTCACCACTGATGCCGATGCTATTTGGCAATTGGCTAAATTCTTAGTGGCTTCGTACGTCGCTTTATTTATCATGCTTATCGTACATGCCATTATCATTGCGCTTACCGGTCGCTCACCAATTGCTCATTTTAAGAAGATTGCACCGGTACTGACCTTTGCCTTTACATCACGCAGTTCTGCGGCATCGATTCCATTAAACATTGATGCGCAGGTTAACAAACTTGGTATTACCAAACCGATTGCTAACTTCTCTGCCTCATTTGGCGCAACCATTGGTCAAAATGGCTGTGCCGGCGTATACCCTGCGATGTTAGCAATGATGATTGCACCGACTATGGGTATTGATCCTTGGTCAATGACCTTTATTGCCTCAGTGGTTGGGGTATCAATGATTGCATCGTTTGGTGTGGCAGGTGTTGGTGGCGGTGCTACCTTTGCGGCCATTATCGTTCTATCAACTTTAGGCATGCCGCTAGAGCTGGCAGGTTTGTTAATCTCTATTGAGCCGTTGATTGATATGATGCGTACCTTAGTCAATGTCAGTGGTTCAATTACCTCTGGCGTGGTCGGTAATAAGATTTTGGGTGATAAAACCCATCCACAAAGCATGGATACCCAATCAACTCAGCTTGGTTAA
- the trpB gene encoding tryptophan synthase subunit beta: MTQIVNNYGLHPTTLPNNQGLYGEFGGKIGHPQLAKALDELEVGFHEIIKNKDFIAEMKRLRETYIGRPSPIYHAKRLSEHCGGAQIYLKREDLNHTGAHKINHCLGEVLLAKKLGKTKVIAETGAGQHGVALATAAALMGVECEIHMGVVDIKKEHPNVSRMKILGAKLVPVSEGAGTLKEAVDSAFAAYLEDIENSMFAIGSVVGPAPYPEMVSYFQSVIGHEAREQFLAATDKLPNKVVACVGGGSNAMGLFSGFMADPAVEKVGVEPAGEGLDTPNHAATMSKGVKGEIQGFKCYVLLDEKGEPAPVHSIASGLDYPGVGPQHSYLKDEQLATYEAVTDDECLDAFMALSRLEGIIPALESSHAVAYAMKVAKTMSAEDSILVNLSGRGDKDIDYVLDKVNLTRY; encoded by the coding sequence ATGACACAAATCGTAAATAACTATGGCTTACACCCAACAACACTGCCTAATAATCAAGGTCTATATGGTGAGTTTGGCGGTAAAATTGGACATCCACAATTAGCCAAAGCATTGGATGAATTAGAAGTGGGCTTCCACGAAATTATCAAAAATAAAGATTTTATCGCTGAGATGAAGCGACTGCGTGAGACCTATATTGGGCGTCCAAGTCCTATTTATCACGCCAAGCGTCTATCAGAACATTGCGGCGGTGCTCAGATTTATCTAAAGCGTGAAGATTTAAACCACACAGGGGCGCACAAAATTAACCACTGCTTGGGTGAAGTATTGTTAGCCAAGAAACTGGGTAAAACCAAAGTGATTGCAGAGACAGGTGCCGGCCAACATGGTGTGGCTTTGGCAACGGCAGCGGCGCTAATGGGCGTTGAGTGTGAGATTCACATGGGGGTAGTGGATATCAAAAAAGAGCACCCGAATGTCAGTCGCATGAAGATATTGGGTGCCAAGTTGGTCCCTGTATCTGAAGGAGCAGGCACCCTAAAAGAAGCAGTAGATAGCGCATTTGCAGCTTATTTGGAAGATATTGAAAATAGTATGTTTGCGATTGGCTCAGTAGTGGGTCCTGCACCATATCCAGAAATGGTCAGCTACTTTCAATCGGTGATTGGGCATGAGGCTCGTGAGCAGTTCTTAGCCGCAACAGATAAATTGCCTAATAAGGTTGTGGCCTGTGTTGGCGGCGGATCGAATGCAATGGGGCTATTTAGTGGCTTTATGGCAGACCCTGCAGTCGAAAAAGTAGGTGTCGAGCCAGCAGGGGAAGGGCTTGATACGCCTAATCATGCGGCAACTATGAGTAAGGGCGTTAAAGGTGAGATACAAGGCTTTAAGTGCTATGTGCTTCTTGATGAAAAAGGCGAACCAGCGCCTGTGCATTCTATTGCCTCAGGTTTGGATTATCCTGGTGTCGGACCTCAGCATTCGTATCTAAAAGATGAGCAGCTGGCCACTTACGAAGCAGTGACTGATGATGAATGTTTGGATGCATTTATGGCGCTGTCTCGTCTAGAAGGTATTATTCCAGCGCTTGAGTCATCACATGCAGTAGCCTATGCGATGAAAGTGGCTAAAACCATGTCTGCTGAGGACAGTATTTTAGTCAACTTATCTGGCCGTGGCGATAAAGACATTGATTATGTGTTAGATAAGGTGAATTTAACCCGCTACTAA